In Candidatus Babeliales bacterium, the following are encoded in one genomic region:
- the ffh gene encoding signal recognition particle protein — MFDFLSQKFSSIFSQITGKSTLTEQNMQEALDKVKDALLAADVPQELVETFVIDIQKEAVGQKVLKSLKPGDQLIKIVHERLKAFMGSDTLQDFSFQLPATIMVMGLQGSGKTTTIAKLMHYVLNQAKKRNKKRNVLCASIDFYRPAAIDQLEILAKQVGVSFYRSSKTDPVAAALDIQQYARQQGFELLFLDTAGRLHVDQGMLGELRTVDLQLKPRYKLLVLDAMTGQESLNVAQAFEQAVGYQYAILSKMDSDTRGGAAFVFRYAQKKPILFVGIGEKIDDLEQFYPDRMAGRILGMGDVLTLIERATDRINESEQEVIQASFMKGKLNLQDFANQLDMMSKIGSLSQIAKYIPGMNSMNIPQEKLEKGEAELIKFKAIINSMTPKERIVPRLLDGSRKQRIARGAGVTLADINVLLQRFEESQQYVKLFKKFGRRGPGMF; from the coding sequence ATGTTTGATTTTCTTTCGCAAAAATTTTCTTCTATTTTTTCGCAAATTACCGGTAAAAGTACGCTTACTGAGCAAAATATGCAGGAGGCGCTTGATAAAGTAAAAGATGCGTTGCTTGCTGCAGATGTGCCTCAGGAGCTGGTTGAAACCTTTGTTATTGATATTCAAAAAGAGGCTGTTGGTCAAAAAGTATTAAAATCATTAAAGCCTGGGGATCAGCTGATTAAGATTGTTCATGAGCGACTGAAGGCGTTTATGGGATCTGATACATTACAGGATTTTTCTTTCCAGCTACCGGCTACCATTATGGTTATGGGGTTGCAAGGTTCGGGTAAAACAACAACAATAGCCAAGTTGATGCATTATGTTCTTAATCAGGCGAAAAAACGAAATAAAAAGCGTAACGTGTTGTGCGCTTCAATTGATTTTTATCGTCCTGCAGCCATTGATCAGCTTGAAATCTTGGCAAAGCAAGTGGGAGTTTCTTTTTATAGATCATCAAAGACGGACCCAGTTGCAGCGGCGTTAGATATTCAGCAGTATGCAAGGCAGCAGGGGTTTGAACTACTATTTCTAGATACAGCAGGTCGGTTGCATGTAGATCAGGGTATGCTTGGCGAGTTACGCACGGTTGATTTGCAGCTAAAACCACGATACAAACTATTGGTTCTTGATGCAATGACTGGTCAGGAGTCGCTTAATGTAGCACAAGCGTTTGAGCAGGCGGTTGGGTATCAATATGCAATTTTAAGTAAAATGGATAGTGATACTCGTGGTGGTGCCGCTTTTGTGTTTCGATATGCACAAAAAAAGCCAATTCTATTTGTGGGGATTGGAGAAAAGATTGACGATTTAGAGCAGTTTTATCCTGATCGTATGGCAGGTAGAATATTGGGCATGGGGGATGTGCTCACGCTTATTGAGCGAGCGACTGACAGAATTAACGAGTCAGAGCAGGAAGTAATTCAGGCCTCTTTTATGAAGGGAAAATTGAATCTTCAGGATTTTGCAAATCAGTTGGATATGATGAGCAAAATAGGGTCCCTTTCTCAGATTGCTAAATATATTCCCGGTATGAACAGTATGAATATTCCTCAAGAGAAGTTGGAAAAGGGTGAAGCTGAGTTGATAAAATTTAAAGCTATTATTAACTCAATGACCCCTAAAGAGCGGATCGTACCTCGTTTATTAGATGGGTCTCGCAAGCAGCGGATTGCTCGTGGAGCGGGAGTGACATTAGCGGATATTAATGTATTGTTACAGAGATTTGAAGAAAGTCAGCAATATGTTAAACTGTTTAAGAAGTTTGGCCGTCGTGGGCCAGGGATGTTTTAA
- the hflX gene encoding GTPase HflX: MAKKAESLLIHLPRVLIIGVHAPYNRTKSIESYYEEFRNLVKTNGTIYKDELYIKLRSIDPARFFTKGKLQEMREYCEKNQIKELIISEQLSGIQERNLEDELDVTVFDRTRLILEIFEKSAHTAEGKLQVKIAMLNYQKTRLTGKGINLSQQAGIIGISGGPGETLKEKETRVINDIIIKYKRQLERLQQARHTQRKQRLINKVPHICIIGYTNAGKSTLLNTLTRSDVLAENKLFATLDTTTRELYIDKKKKGVISDTVGFIQQLPHHLINAFKSTLSELEYADILLQVIDASDPNWESHIAVVQTILNDLKVEKQMVYVFNKIDAGTDLDEAAWHKYQPHVAISAKTKEGVAPLIAFLSEWQPS; encoded by the coding sequence ATGGCTAAAAAAGCAGAATCCTTATTAATACATCTTCCACGAGTACTGATTATCGGTGTCCATGCCCCCTATAACAGGACTAAAAGTATTGAATCTTATTACGAAGAGTTTCGTAATTTAGTAAAAACAAACGGCACCATCTATAAAGATGAACTCTATATTAAATTGCGCAGCATCGACCCTGCCCGTTTTTTTACCAAAGGCAAACTCCAAGAAATGCGTGAATATTGCGAAAAAAACCAAATCAAAGAGCTTATTATCTCCGAACAACTATCTGGAATTCAAGAACGTAACCTTGAAGATGAATTAGATGTAACCGTTTTTGATCGCACACGACTAATTCTAGAAATATTCGAAAAATCTGCCCATACCGCCGAAGGAAAATTGCAAGTTAAAATTGCAATGCTTAACTACCAAAAAACACGGCTAACGGGAAAAGGAATCAATTTATCACAACAAGCGGGCATAATTGGTATTAGCGGGGGCCCCGGTGAAACATTAAAAGAAAAAGAGACCCGAGTTATTAACGACATTATTATAAAATACAAACGACAACTTGAACGTTTACAACAAGCGCGGCACACACAACGCAAACAACGCCTTATAAATAAAGTTCCTCATATCTGTATCATCGGATACACAAACGCAGGTAAATCTACGTTGTTGAATACATTAACTCGTAGCGATGTCCTGGCTGAAAATAAACTTTTTGCTACCTTGGATACCACTACCCGCGAACTGTATATCGATAAAAAGAAAAAGGGTGTCATCTCAGACACCGTTGGTTTTATCCAGCAACTACCTCACCATCTGATTAACGCTTTTAAATCAACGCTTTCTGAACTTGAATACGCAGATATTTTACTACAAGTAATTGATGCTTCTGATCCTAACTGGGAATCACATATTGCGGTCGTTCAAACAATTCTTAATGATTTAAAAGTAGAGAAGCAAATGGTGTATGTTTTTAATAAAATTGACGCTGGAACCGACCTTGATGAGGCTGCATGGCACAAATATCAACCCCATGTAGCAATATCTGCAAAGACAAAGGAAGGTGTGGCCCCTCTCATCGCATTTTTATCTGAATGGCAGCCTTCATAG
- a CDS encoding ABC transporter ATP-binding protein: MNKQTDSPLPNSFFSCIKWAYAPYKTWIAFFILCAGIAGLYYVVYSYLLKLIVDSLNGAYTGSSLTTTLLLPTILFVLNYTIYDLSWKSTLYIHLKISPLIKNKLISALVSYVHQQPYSFSQKNPSGSIAHKINILVDNIEKISYEPTRLLIRGSVQLITAVISTGLFNIVFSLGLLIWPLLFISISLHFSNKIKKLSRAYADAYTTTSGIIVDSLANTNSVRIFARREFEQNNLTHFLNNLKERFRTKEYYLLKYTVCQGLSVIALLTFTLFFLVRLKSQNLLTVGDFIFILTLILDVADNLWSLTEQIDIINDSIGKCNQSLHALLTPLEIQDEQNALPLHITNGKIEFNHVFFEYDATLPLFKDINILIPPGHKLGLVGYSGSGKSTFAHLLLRLFDTTSGSIVIDNQSIKTVTQDSLRANIGMILQDLSLLNRSIMENIRYGNPNATDDEVIDVAKKVAAHDFIIKLPNGYDTIVGEHGNKLSGGQRQRILIARVILKNAPILILDEATSQLDSLSEIEIKKILWTFMEQKTTIVIAHRLLTLLHMDRILVFQKGAIVGDGTHQELLENCPLYKTMWETQINGFLPEKIISPTTNT; the protein is encoded by the coding sequence ATGAATAAACAAACAGATTCGCCTCTTCCTAATTCGTTTTTTAGCTGTATAAAATGGGCCTATGCCCCCTATAAAACATGGATAGCCTTTTTTATATTATGTGCAGGAATTGCCGGCCTTTACTACGTCGTTTACTCATACCTTCTTAAACTCATTGTTGATTCTTTAAATGGCGCTTATACCGGTTCATCACTCACCACTACATTACTACTACCTACAATCTTATTTGTTCTGAACTATACGATTTATGACTTATCTTGGAAATCTACTCTCTATATTCATCTGAAAATTTCCCCCTTAATCAAAAATAAATTAATCAGTGCGCTCGTCAGCTACGTACATCAGCAGCCATACAGCTTTTCACAAAAAAACCCATCTGGTTCCATCGCTCATAAAATCAATATTCTGGTTGATAACATAGAGAAAATATCATATGAACCAACACGATTATTAATTCGTGGCAGCGTACAACTTATTACTGCAGTTATCTCTACTGGTTTATTTAATATCGTATTCTCACTCGGTCTTCTTATCTGGCCGCTATTATTTATCTCAATCAGCCTTCACTTTTCTAATAAAATCAAAAAACTGTCCCGCGCATACGCTGATGCCTACACCACCACATCAGGTATCATTGTCGATAGTCTTGCCAACACAAACAGTGTGCGTATTTTTGCCAGACGTGAATTTGAACAAAATAACCTTACCCATTTTTTAAATAATCTTAAAGAGCGGTTCCGCACCAAAGAATATTACTTACTCAAATATACCGTCTGCCAAGGGCTGTCGGTCATAGCACTACTTACTTTCACACTCTTTTTCTTAGTACGATTAAAATCTCAAAATTTGTTAACTGTTGGTGATTTTATTTTCATACTTACCTTAATTCTTGATGTTGCAGATAATCTCTGGTCTCTCACTGAGCAAATAGATATTATTAACGATTCGATTGGTAAATGTAATCAAAGTTTACATGCATTACTCACACCGCTAGAGATTCAAGATGAACAGAATGCGCTACCATTACACATCACCAACGGCAAAATAGAATTTAATCATGTTTTTTTTGAATATGATGCAACGTTACCATTATTCAAAGATATCAATATTCTTATACCACCAGGGCATAAATTGGGACTCGTTGGATATTCAGGTAGTGGTAAATCAACATTTGCCCATTTATTACTACGCCTTTTTGATACCACTTCGGGGTCAATTGTAATTGATAATCAAAGCATCAAAACTGTCACCCAAGATTCTCTCCGGGCAAATATTGGTATGATTCTCCAAGATTTATCTTTGCTTAACAGAAGCATTATGGAAAACATACGATATGGTAACCCTAATGCTACTGACGATGAAGTGATAGATGTAGCAAAAAAAGTCGCTGCGCATGATTTTATTATAAAATTACCAAATGGATACGATACTATTGTCGGTGAACATGGCAACAAATTATCCGGTGGACAAAGGCAACGTATTCTTATTGCCCGTGTAATCCTTAAAAATGCTCCTATTTTAATTTTAGATGAAGCTACTTCTCAACTTGACTCACTCTCAGAAATTGAGATTAAAAAAATACTTTGGACATTCATGGAACAAAAAACCACTATTGTTATAGCGCACAGATTATTAACATTACTCCATATGGATCGTATCCTAGTTTTTCAAAAAGGGGCTATTGTTGGTGATGGCACCCATCAAGAATTGCTTGAAAATTGCCCATTGTATAAAACCATGTGGGAAACTCAAATTAATGGCTTTTTACCAGAAAAAATCATATCACCAACCACAAACACCTAA
- a CDS encoding UvrD-helicase domain-containing protein, translating into MQTLYNATAQFNDFLTTNLNEAQTAAVTHTDGSLLIIAGAGSGKTRIITARIAHLILNHDVPPHEIVALTFTNKAAQEMKERIMHFLQSDRQLPFIGTFHSYCVYLLKRYPAYASTPFFSILDEDDQKKIITGIIARSNLTKQTNVKTVLYQISRIKNRLIRPSDLQDFYDHDPLLARMYHAYEQERIASKCFDFDDLLLEGLKLFNNSEFREMFQQNIRHILVDEYQDTNVVQHELLQRMAKNCEKQFTVQSICVVGDEDQSIYSWRGATVTNIVNFKNDFPNTTTIKIEQNYRSVQPILHVANAVIQHNTIRNPKKLWSDRTAQDRIRTITCLSELHEGDALAQFLLVTTKKDPETRAAILYRTHFQSRAIEEALIKNSIPYKIIGGTQFYERKEIKDLLAYLRLLINPFDRPSFFRVVNCPLRGLGTKFEEIFYERWHQQPFLTFTDLAYALIHDKEVTQIKQSALTDFIQIFATAPLQQSPSIILNHIINKTQYIAYLKKTYELQEAQERIDNITELINAVKHFESIGTNTIELFLNEVALMSDLQKKQDAHANPVLMMTIHAAKGLEFDTVIMPGLEENLFPSSRSIFENETLEEERRLFYVGITRARERLLVSHCRYRYTYGQMTDQLPSRFLDELPKQYVLQQNCSQSRPPEIKIFFSQWLNVQDSSAPQSPILTFGTASKSNQKTTSTATSTGIWQKHQPIKHAKFGVGIVQEVEHRADRSYIITVKFKTETKKINAQFLEKI; encoded by the coding sequence ATGCAAACTCTCTATAACGCTACGGCGCAATTTAACGACTTTCTTACAACCAATTTAAATGAGGCCCAAACAGCTGCAGTTACCCATACCGATGGATCTCTTTTGATTATCGCGGGAGCTGGATCTGGAAAAACGCGTATCATCACCGCTCGAATTGCACACTTAATATTGAATCATGATGTTCCTCCTCATGAAATCGTTGCGCTAACCTTTACCAATAAAGCTGCGCAAGAGATGAAGGAACGTATCATGCATTTTTTACAATCAGACCGCCAACTGCCATTCATCGGTACATTCCATTCATACTGCGTCTATCTTTTAAAAAGATATCCCGCATATGCAAGCACTCCTTTTTTTTCCATTCTCGATGAAGATGATCAAAAAAAAATAATTACCGGGATTATAGCACGCAGCAACCTGACTAAACAAACAAACGTAAAAACAGTTTTATATCAGATTTCACGCATCAAAAACAGATTAATTCGCCCCAGCGACTTACAGGATTTTTATGATCATGATCCACTTCTTGCACGGATGTATCATGCGTACGAGCAAGAACGCATAGCGAGTAAGTGCTTTGATTTTGATGACTTACTTCTTGAAGGACTAAAATTATTTAACAACAGCGAATTCAGAGAAATGTTTCAACAAAACATTCGCCATATTCTTGTTGATGAGTATCAAGATACCAACGTAGTACAACATGAGCTCCTACAACGCATGGCAAAAAACTGCGAAAAACAGTTTACTGTACAATCAATTTGCGTAGTCGGCGATGAGGATCAATCCATTTATTCCTGGCGAGGCGCGACGGTTACCAATATTGTCAATTTTAAGAATGATTTTCCTAATACAACTACTATAAAAATTGAACAAAACTATCGTTCGGTACAACCGATTCTTCATGTAGCAAACGCAGTGATTCAACATAATACAATACGTAATCCCAAAAAACTGTGGTCAGATCGTACCGCTCAAGATCGCATACGGACAATAACCTGTTTGTCTGAACTACATGAAGGTGATGCCCTTGCACAATTTTTACTCGTAACCACAAAAAAAGATCCTGAAACGCGAGCCGCAATTTTATACCGAACGCACTTTCAATCCCGTGCCATTGAAGAAGCGCTCATTAAAAATTCCATTCCCTATAAAATAATCGGCGGAACTCAATTTTATGAACGTAAAGAGATTAAAGATTTACTCGCATATCTCCGCTTACTCATAAATCCATTTGATCGTCCCTCTTTTTTCCGTGTTGTTAATTGCCCATTACGCGGACTGGGAACTAAATTTGAAGAGATTTTTTACGAACGTTGGCACCAACAGCCATTTCTTACATTCACCGATCTAGCATATGCCCTGATTCATGACAAAGAAGTCACCCAAATAAAACAATCTGCTCTCACTGATTTTATACAGATTTTTGCTACTGCTCCGTTACAACAATCTCCGAGCATTATCCTCAATCATATTATCAATAAAACACAGTATATTGCGTATCTCAAAAAAACGTACGAATTACAAGAAGCTCAAGAACGAATTGATAACATTACTGAGCTCATTAACGCAGTGAAACATTTTGAATCTATTGGTACCAATACCATTGAGTTATTTCTTAATGAAGTTGCTTTAATGAGTGATCTGCAAAAAAAACAGGATGCTCATGCAAATCCGGTATTAATGATGACCATTCATGCAGCCAAAGGGCTTGAATTTGATACAGTAATTATGCCTGGCCTTGAAGAAAATCTCTTTCCTAGCTCGCGATCCATTTTTGAAAATGAAACATTAGAAGAGGAACGACGCCTCTTTTATGTTGGTATTACCCGGGCTCGAGAACGATTATTAGTATCACATTGCCGTTATCGATATACCTATGGACAGATGACGGATCAGCTCCCATCACGATTTCTTGATGAACTACCAAAACAGTATGTTTTACAACAAAACTGTTCTCAGAGCCGTCCGCCAGAAATAAAGATATTCTTTTCACAATGGTTAAATGTACAAGACAGTAGCGCTCCGCAATCACCAATACTCACCTTTGGAACGGCATCTAAAAGCAACCAAAAAACAACATCCACTGCAACCTCAACAGGCATATGGCAAAAGCATCAGCCCATTAAACATGCAAAATTTGGTGTTGGAATCGTTCAAGAAGTAGAACATCGTGCCGATCGTTCATACATCATTACCGTAAAATTCAAAACGGAAACGAAAAAAATAAACGCACAATTTTTAGAGAAGATATGA
- the trpS gene encoding tryptophan--tRNA ligase: MQQNKIVLTGDRPTGPLHLGHYVGSLSNRVMLQDQYTQYVMLADLQAMTDNFANPEKVRNNVVEVVLDYLAVGIDPQKTTIFIQSMIPQIAELTIIYLNLVTVSRLKRNPTVKTEIQQKGFGESLPAGFLMYPVHQAADITIVKGSVVPVGADQLPMIEQTNEIVRTFNRIYNTDVLVEAEPLIAKVDRLVGTDGAAKMGKSLGNAIFLSDDSDIVAKKVMSMYTDPNHIRVEDPGKVEGNTVFCYLDVFDSDVERVRELKEHYQRGGLGDVKIKRYLIDVLNNFLDPIRKRRTEFSHNIDFVMEILKTGTEKVQAVASETMHQVRHAIKVDYF; the protein is encoded by the coding sequence ATGCAACAGAATAAGATTGTTTTAACTGGTGATAGGCCGACAGGTCCATTGCATTTAGGTCATTATGTTGGTTCGTTGAGTAATCGTGTGATGTTGCAAGATCAGTATACGCAATACGTGATGCTTGCTGATTTACAAGCAATGACTGATAATTTTGCAAATCCGGAAAAGGTGCGAAATAATGTGGTTGAAGTTGTTTTGGATTATTTAGCAGTTGGTATTGATCCACAAAAAACGACGATTTTTATTCAATCGATGATTCCACAAATTGCTGAACTTACTATTATTTATTTGAATTTGGTTACAGTGAGCCGTCTCAAGCGAAATCCTACCGTGAAAACAGAGATACAACAAAAAGGATTTGGTGAATCATTACCAGCGGGATTTTTGATGTATCCGGTACATCAAGCAGCGGATATTACCATTGTTAAAGGCAGTGTGGTTCCTGTTGGCGCAGATCAACTGCCTATGATTGAACAAACTAATGAAATTGTGCGTACCTTCAATCGTATTTATAATACCGACGTGTTGGTGGAGGCAGAACCTTTAATTGCAAAAGTAGATCGGTTGGTTGGCACAGATGGTGCTGCAAAAATGGGTAAATCGTTGGGCAATGCGATTTTTTTATCAGATGATTCTGATATAGTCGCGAAAAAAGTGATGAGTATGTATACGGATCCAAATCATATTCGTGTAGAAGATCCAGGTAAGGTTGAAGGTAATACAGTATTTTGTTATTTAGATGTGTTTGATTCAGATGTTGAGAGAGTGCGTGAGCTTAAAGAGCATTACCAACGCGGTGGGCTTGGTGACGTAAAAATCAAGCGATATTTAATTGATGTACTCAATAATTTTCTTGATCCAATCCGTAAGCGCAGAACCGAATTTTCGCACAATATTGACTTTGTAATGGAGATTTTGAAAACAGGAACAGAAAAAGTCCAGGCTGTTGCATCAGAAACGATGCATCAAGTTCGTCATGCGATCAAAGTTGATTATTTTTAG
- a CDS encoding DUF502 domain-containing protein, protein MIKELRKQLSLIIHYTWSIFLNGLFTLLPITLTIAVFNFSLRLLKNWVAPINRLQLPILTWTPHADVILVIILIFLTGIILRLFIIRSIIHAFEKLLLRIPFIRPLYSGIKQLVFAFDPKNNMSFKKIVIVQFPRPGIYSIGFMTGEFPTQFIPNTEVPFVNVFIPTTPNPTSGFLVVVPMSDITVLTITHQEAMALIMSGGIIQPKHFEQK, encoded by the coding sequence ATGATAAAAGAATTAAGAAAACAACTTTCTCTTATAATCCATTATACTTGGTCAATATTTTTAAATGGTTTATTTACCTTGTTACCGATTACACTTACGATTGCCGTGTTTAATTTTTCATTACGCTTGCTTAAAAATTGGGTTGCGCCTATCAATCGTCTACAGCTACCTATATTAACCTGGACCCCCCATGCAGATGTTATACTTGTTATCATTTTGATATTTTTAACTGGTATCATACTACGATTATTTATTATTCGTTCTATTATACATGCCTTTGAAAAACTTCTCCTACGCATCCCCTTCATCCGACCATTATATTCCGGAATCAAACAACTCGTATTTGCGTTTGATCCTAAAAATAACATGAGCTTTAAAAAAATTGTGATCGTTCAATTCCCACGACCAGGAATTTATAGTATTGGATTTATGACTGGAGAATTCCCAACGCAGTTCATACCTAATACAGAAGTACCATTTGTTAACGTATTTATTCCTACTACCCCAAATCCTACAAGCGGTTTTTTAGTAGTTGTACCTATGTCAGATATTACGGTGCTTACTATCACTCATCAAGAAGCGATGGCGCTCATTATGTCCGGTGGCATTATACAACCAAAACACTTTGAACAAAAATAA